In Candidatus Binatia bacterium, one genomic interval encodes:
- a CDS encoding PAS domain S-box protein → MSLSPDYFQKLVESSPDIIIAVNRAGTIIFYNDGARQNLGFTQEEMLGKDVLEIYATREEARKVMAAMRRGEGGEPGKVCNFETVFKTKKGERIPVAISASIIHDAAGGELGSIGFAKDIRGIRRRDQLATLGEIATGLSHEINNSLEVLVNQLDLLQEYVGRVATDEEYVVESERLESVEQQLKKIQAITRRIGEMAEGGEYGTKEYHDGRMMADLKLTPAPKAEEDTQPGTGASLEGLRLLVVDDDLGVCCSLKDLLQRERCVVETAPSGQKAMELLEGREFDLVLSDVVMPDMDGYAVYREVKKERPGLPVVLMTAFYYDKDHVIKRSCLDGLKCVIFKKPIDPDRLKKIILEQCRKDEAVLERD, encoded by the coding sequence ATGTCGCTATCCCCAGATTACTTCCAAAAACTCGTCGAGAGCAGCCCCGACATCATCATCGCAGTCAACCGGGCGGGCACGATCATCTTCTACAATGACGGCGCCCGGCAAAATCTCGGTTTTACGCAGGAAGAGATGTTGGGCAAAGACGTCCTGGAGATCTACGCGACGAGGGAAGAAGCGCGCAAGGTCATGGCGGCGATGCGGCGCGGCGAGGGCGGCGAGCCGGGGAAGGTCTGCAACTTCGAGACGGTCTTTAAGACCAAAAAGGGCGAGCGCATCCCGGTGGCCATTTCCGCTTCGATCATCCACGACGCCGCGGGCGGCGAGCTGGGCTCCATCGGTTTCGCCAAGGACATCCGCGGCATCAGGCGCCGCGACCAGCTCGCCACGCTCGGCGAGATCGCCACCGGACTTTCGCACGAGATCAACAACTCGCTGGAGGTCTTGGTGAACCAGCTCGACCTGCTCCAGGAGTACGTCGGCCGGGTGGCGACGGACGAAGAGTACGTGGTCGAGTCGGAACGGCTCGAGTCGGTGGAACAACAGCTCAAAAAGATCCAGGCGATCACGCGACGCATCGGCGAGATGGCTGAGGGCGGCGAGTACGGCACCAAGGAGTACCACGACGGCAGGATGATGGCGGACTTGAAGCTGACGCCGGCGCCGAAGGCGGAGGAAGACACTCAACCGGGAACGGGCGCTTCGCTGGAGGGTTTGCGGCTGCTGGTGGTCGATGACGACCTCGGAGTCTGCTGTTCGTTGAAAGATCTGCTTCAGAGAGAAAGATGCGTCGTGGAAACCGCTCCTTCGGGCCAAAAAGCGATGGAGTTGTTGGAGGGCAGGGAATTCGACCTGGTGCTGAGCGACGTCGTGATGCCGGACATGGACGGATACGCGGTTTATCGCGAAGTGAAGAAAGAACGTCCCGGCTTGCCGGTCGTTCTCATGACGGCTTTTTATTACGACAAGGACCACGTCATCAAGCGAAGCTGCCTGGACGGACTCAAGTGCGTCATCTTCAAGAAACCGATCGATCCCGATCGTCTGAAGAAAATCATCCTGGAGCAGTGCCGAAAAGACGAAGCGGTTCTCGAACGCGACTAG
- a CDS encoding tetratricopeptide repeat protein produces the protein MTKEEHFNRGMELFAEGNLDAAIEAYKKALQEDSGYPDCLHALAMALAHQEKLDEAIEVGKKLIEASPDDELAYTSLSIFYQRKGMIPEAEEIAAKARTLGWKRQLDEKKAK, from the coding sequence GTGACAAAAGAGGAACATTTCAACCGAGGGATGGAGCTGTTTGCCGAAGGCAACCTCGACGCGGCGATCGAAGCTTATAAAAAAGCTTTGCAGGAAGATTCAGGCTATCCCGATTGCCTCCACGCGCTGGCGATGGCACTGGCGCACCAGGAGAAGCTCGACGAGGCGATCGAGGTCGGCAAGAAATTGATCGAAGCGAGTCCGGACGACGAGCTGGCCTACACGAGCCTGTCGATTTTCTACCAGCGGAAGGGGATGATACCGGAAGCCGAAGAGATCGCGGCGAAGGCGAGAACGCTGGGGTGGAAGAGGCAGCTTGATGAAAAGAAAGCTAAATAG
- a CDS encoding SDR family oxidoreductase — protein MRLKEQVAIVTGAAQGIGAHYARGLAKEGASVAVVDILDPNPVAKEIVGNDGKALPLRIDVSDEGQTKDMARKVLETFGRIDILVNNAAVYGTIVRKPFEQITVEEWDKLYAVNVRGIFLCVKAVAPTMKAQRSGKIINATSSTFFKGNEDFLHYVSSKGAVVAMTRSLARELGEYNINVNAIAPGQTLSEANLKRGDKVDANSLRIRLLKKRLYPEDLVGTIIYLSSSDSDMMTGQVLLVDGGTAFH, from the coding sequence ATGCGTCTCAAAGAGCAGGTCGCCATCGTCACCGGCGCGGCGCAGGGGATCGGCGCGCACTACGCGCGCGGGCTGGCCAAGGAGGGAGCATCCGTCGCTGTCGTCGATATTCTCGATCCGAATCCGGTCGCGAAGGAGATCGTGGGCAATGACGGCAAAGCGCTGCCGCTGAGGATCGACGTCTCCGATGAGGGACAAACAAAGGACATGGCGCGGAAGGTGTTAGAGACTTTCGGACGGATCGATATCCTCGTCAACAACGCCGCCGTCTACGGCACGATAGTGCGGAAACCGTTCGAGCAGATCACCGTCGAGGAGTGGGACAAGCTCTACGCCGTGAACGTGCGCGGCATCTTTCTTTGCGTGAAGGCCGTGGCGCCAACTATGAAGGCGCAGCGAAGCGGCAAGATCATCAACGCCACGTCGAGCACTTTTTTCAAAGGCAACGAGGACTTCCTCCATTACGTCAGCTCGAAGGGCGCGGTCGTCGCGATGACCCGATCGCTCGCGCGCGAGCTCGGAGAATACAACATCAACGTCAACGCCATCGCCCCGGGTCAGACTTTGAGCGAGGCGAACCTCAAGCGGGGGGACAAGGTCGATGCAAATTCGCTTCGGATCCGGCTGCTGAAAAAGCGGCTCTATCCCGAGGATCTGGTTGGCACGATTATCTATCTCAGCTCTTCCGATAGCGATATGATGACGGGGCAGGTCTTACTCGTCGACGGAGGGACCGCGTTCCATTAA
- a CDS encoding DUF2283 domain-containing protein → MKLNYYAETDSLYIDLSERPSAESREITEGVVLDYDAEGNLVGIDIDNASRKVDLKKLTLNKLPAVIQRTQPNRVNRTPTE, encoded by the coding sequence ATGAAACTAAATTATTATGCCGAAACAGACTCGCTTTATATCGATCTCTCCGAACGGCCCAGCGCCGAAAGTCGAGAGATTACGGAGGGTGTCGTTCTTGATTATGACGCCGAGGGTAATTTAGTGGGCATCGACATCGACAATGCTAGCCGAAAGGTTGACCTCAAAAAGCTCACTCTAAACAAGCTGCCCGCCGTCATTCAGCGAACCCAGCCTAACCGGGTCAATCGCACACCGACGGAATAA
- a CDS encoding MBL fold metallo-hydrolase, giving the protein MTRIDEIAPDIYRICTFVPEINLQFNQFLVRDEEPLLFHTGMKKMFPVVRDAVATLLPPETIRWIGFSHFEADECGALSEWQTLAPSATAVCSLVAKLVSVDDVVAQRPAQALADGAQLTTGKYRFLFLQTPHVPHCWEASLLFEETHGTLLCSDLFHQGGDVEPSTTGDVVGRFKQTLVEYQQGPFANYLAYTPYTDRTLKRLAALKPKTLATMHGSTFVGDGERALTDVAQVVKEVLTKT; this is encoded by the coding sequence ATGACACGGATCGACGAAATCGCCCCGGATATTTATCGAATCTGCACGTTTGTTCCCGAGATCAATCTCCAGTTCAATCAATTTCTCGTGCGCGACGAAGAGCCGCTTCTGTTTCACACCGGAATGAAGAAAATGTTCCCGGTCGTTCGCGACGCCGTGGCAACGTTGCTGCCGCCCGAAACGATCCGGTGGATCGGCTTCAGCCATTTTGAGGCCGATGAGTGCGGCGCTCTCTCGGAATGGCAGACGCTCGCGCCCTCGGCGACGGCTGTTTGCAGCCTGGTCGCAAAACTGGTCAGTGTTGACGACGTAGTGGCCCAGCGGCCGGCGCAGGCCCTCGCAGACGGCGCACAGCTCACCACCGGGAAGTATCGTTTTCTCTTTCTCCAGACGCCTCACGTGCCGCATTGCTGGGAGGCGAGCCTCTTGTTTGAGGAAACCCACGGCACGCTTTTGTGTTCCGACCTCTTTCATCAGGGTGGCGATGTGGAGCCCAGCACGACTGGGGATGTGGTCGGCCGGTTCAAGCAGACTTTAGTCGAGTATCAGCAGGGGCCTTTTGCAAATTATTTGGCGTATACGCCCTACACGGACCGGACGTTGAAACGACTGGCGGCGCTCAAGCCCAAGACCTTGGCGACGATGCACGGCTCAACGTTCGTTGGAGACGGCGAGCGGGCACTTACCGACGTCGCACAGGTCGTGAAAGAGGTTCTCACGAAAACCTAG
- the asnB gene encoding asparagine synthase (glutamine-hydrolyzing) translates to MSGILCVYNASGVDQDLQRYLAALRRLTHRGPDGEGSDLRRNLFLGVRRFSIGRGSTGEQPLVGGDGNIIVALDGHVHNREELAHSLKAKGYYADLSSDPALILGAYTEYGERCFERLRGVWALVLWDEREHRLLLSRDPVGVKPLYYYVSARHLLVASEIKSIIALDRDAGAMDRRRIQNLVHEGRIDDWTATCFSHIKPVPPGTVLRLAGEQITTNRYWNLRPSTDRNLSPGDILERLINAVERHTPSDVKVGLALSGGIDSSSIAGVLTHPSLRGTRSVHAFSINPPKTADESFLIDATVRRTGIPHTYVSLDALDYPRSLARLIDFHDEPIQYSGVFYQFALRRQMAAAGCKAVLVGYGADEIFGGYRYLAPAFLTALAACGRLRDAARFVLGAREFFESPPLDLVRQTLRYARERARASLIQRIKRTIGYEAYRRRRDDSRPRSEVMAPLYDRGEESDPTPALAEFELRDLDRGRIFFKALLECFRTNIALLVRLEDRNAMAHGLDLCAPFMDTELIHAALAFPFHRYMEGGWNKAILRDAAEKLLAPEVSKYRRKLATPGNDAYVAFEVLRPEFLELLSSESFYDSGLWSRRCRELYTTDSAARNRGGMWFRVYMVHKWYERVVRSS, encoded by the coding sequence ATGAGCGGCATCCTCTGCGTCTATAACGCGTCCGGCGTCGACCAGGACCTGCAACGCTATCTAGCCGCGCTCCGTCGTTTGACCCATCGCGGCCCGGACGGAGAAGGTAGTGATCTTCGTCGAAACCTCTTCCTCGGAGTCCGGCGCTTCTCGATCGGGCGAGGGTCGACCGGAGAGCAACCATTGGTAGGCGGTGACGGGAACATCATTGTCGCGCTCGACGGCCATGTTCACAACCGAGAGGAACTTGCACACAGCCTCAAAGCGAAGGGATACTACGCCGACCTGTCGTCAGACCCGGCGCTTATTCTGGGTGCGTACACAGAATACGGGGAGCGGTGCTTCGAGAGACTTCGGGGCGTTTGGGCGCTTGTCCTGTGGGACGAGCGCGAGCACCGATTGTTGCTCAGCCGGGACCCCGTGGGAGTAAAACCGCTTTACTACTATGTCTCTGCTCGACATCTGCTCGTCGCCTCCGAAATCAAGAGCATCATAGCTCTCGATCGTGATGCTGGTGCGATGGACCGCCGACGCATACAAAACCTCGTCCATGAAGGCCGCATCGACGACTGGACTGCCACTTGCTTTTCTCACATCAAGCCAGTTCCGCCCGGCACCGTCCTAAGACTCGCCGGAGAACAGATCACAACCAACCGGTACTGGAATCTTCGGCCCTCCACCGACAGGAACCTGAGCCCCGGCGACATTCTCGAGAGGCTCATAAACGCAGTGGAGCGCCATACACCGTCGGATGTCAAAGTCGGCCTCGCCTTGAGTGGGGGTATTGACAGCTCGAGCATTGCAGGCGTCCTCACTCACCCCTCGCTACGGGGAACTCGCAGCGTCCATGCATTCAGCATCAACCCTCCGAAGACTGCCGACGAGTCCTTCCTCATCGATGCCACGGTTCGACGCACGGGCATCCCCCACACCTACGTGTCGCTCGATGCCCTCGATTACCCTCGATCCCTCGCCCGGCTAATAGACTTCCACGACGAGCCGATCCAGTACTCGGGCGTTTTCTACCAGTTTGCTCTCCGCCGGCAAATGGCCGCGGCAGGATGCAAAGCTGTTCTCGTGGGATATGGAGCAGACGAAATCTTTGGCGGCTATCGATATCTGGCTCCAGCGTTCCTGACCGCCCTCGCAGCATGCGGACGCCTGCGCGACGCTGCTCGATTCGTTCTCGGCGCGCGCGAGTTTTTCGAATCGCCGCCACTCGATCTTGTCCGGCAGACGCTTCGCTACGCGCGGGAGCGCGCGAGAGCGTCGCTTATTCAGCGCATCAAGCGCACCATAGGCTACGAGGCATACAGGCGAAGGAGGGACGATTCGAGGCCGCGTTCGGAAGTTATGGCGCCGCTGTACGATCGGGGGGAGGAATCCGACCCGACACCAGCCTTGGCGGAGTTCGAGCTTCGCGACCTCGACCGGGGTCGAATTTTTTTTAAGGCGCTGCTGGAATGCTTTCGGACAAACATCGCCCTATTGGTTCGGCTGGAGGATCGAAACGCGATGGCCCACGGGCTCGATCTCTGTGCGCCGTTCATGGATACGGAGCTCATTCACGCCGCGCTGGCATTCCCTTTTCATCGGTACATGGAAGGTGGCTGGAACAAGGCCATTCTGCGAGATGCAGCGGAGAAACTCCTGGCGCCCGAGGTGAGCAAGTACCGAAGAAAGCTGGCGACGCCGGGTAATGATGCCTACGTGGCCTTCGAGGTCCTTCGGCCGGAGTTCTTGGAGCTGCTCAGTTCCGAGTCTTTCTATGACAGTGGCCTCTGGTCCCGCCGGTGTCGGGAGCTGTACACAACCGATTCGGCCGCGAGAAACAGGGGCGGTATGTGGTTCCGAGTTTACATGGTACACAAGTGGTACGAGAGAGTAGTCCGGTCATCTTGA
- a CDS encoding thiamine pyrophosphate-binding protein has product MAYEKYGSDVIIDMMRAYKIPYVGLNPGATYRGLHDSLVNYGKNEMPIITCTHEETAVQIAHGYAKASGKPMVAIVHDVVGLLHSCMAIFYAYIDRVPVIVMGATGPMDYTRRRPYIDWTHTANIQGNAIRDYVKFDDQPYNAASIPEAFARAYRVMMTEPKGPVYLCWDAGIQEDRLTANVPIPNVARLMPPSPIQGDLKALGKAAEMLVAAKNPVILTDYSGRNSESFDNLVKLAELLAIPVLDFGHRLNFPTNHPLNLSDSDMIQKADLILSLDVRDLYGPLVKLDRTTRKTVYLTRKDCKIIDIGFADINISKWSQDFMQLQEIDLHIAADTLVAIPQLTLMCEEVLGKNGKKREEIRSRFEEHKRTHDALRAGWQEEVKKQWKGEPMSLPRLAHEIWQVIRNEDWVLSCNTLEDWTLGLWDFDKAYRHPGKSLGTSTQIGISTGVALAHRGTGKLIVDIQPDGDLMFDPGTLWIGAHDQIPMLVVMYNNRAYYNDWEHQIRMAEQRGTDEKLAYLGMEINNPPPDFATIAKGMGCYGEGPITDGDKVGPALKRAIEFIKKEGKPALVDTVTQFR; this is encoded by the coding sequence ATGGCTTACGAAAAATACGGTTCCGACGTCATCATCGACATGATGCGCGCTTACAAAATTCCCTACGTCGGCCTGAATCCGGGCGCGACGTATCGCGGACTCCACGACTCGCTCGTGAATTACGGCAAAAACGAGATGCCGATCATCACCTGCACGCACGAGGAGACCGCCGTCCAGATCGCGCACGGCTACGCCAAGGCTTCCGGCAAACCGATGGTCGCGATCGTTCACGACGTCGTCGGCCTGCTCCATTCCTGTATGGCGATTTTTTACGCTTATATCGATCGAGTCCCGGTCATCGTGATGGGCGCGACCGGTCCGATGGACTACACCCGCAGGCGTCCGTACATCGATTGGACACACACCGCGAACATCCAGGGTAACGCGATCCGAGACTACGTTAAATTCGACGACCAACCGTACAATGCCGCCAGTATTCCGGAGGCATTCGCCCGCGCCTATCGCGTCATGATGACGGAACCCAAGGGCCCGGTCTATCTATGCTGGGACGCCGGCATACAAGAGGACCGGCTCACCGCGAACGTTCCAATCCCCAACGTGGCGCGTCTCATGCCGCCGTCGCCGATCCAGGGCGACCTCAAAGCACTGGGGAAAGCGGCCGAGATGCTCGTCGCCGCAAAAAATCCGGTTATCCTGACCGATTACTCCGGAAGAAATTCCGAGTCTTTCGACAATCTGGTAAAGCTCGCGGAGTTGCTGGCGATCCCGGTCTTGGATTTCGGTCACAGGCTCAATTTCCCGACGAACCACCCCTTGAACCTCTCCGATTCGGACATGATCCAAAAAGCGGATCTGATTCTCTCGCTGGACGTGCGCGACCTTTACGGCCCGCTCGTCAAACTGGATCGGACGACGAGAAAGACCGTCTATCTCACACGGAAAGACTGCAAGATCATCGACATCGGCTTTGCCGACATCAACATCAGCAAGTGGTCGCAGGATTTCATGCAGCTCCAAGAGATCGATCTCCACATCGCCGCCGACACCTTGGTCGCGATCCCGCAGCTCACTCTCATGTGCGAAGAGGTCCTCGGAAAGAACGGTAAAAAGCGCGAGGAGATCCGTAGCCGCTTCGAAGAGCACAAGCGGACGCATGACGCGCTCCGCGCCGGCTGGCAGGAGGAGGTCAAGAAACAGTGGAAGGGAGAGCCCATGTCTCTGCCGCGACTGGCGCATGAGATCTGGCAGGTCATAAGGAACGAGGATTGGGTTCTGAGCTGTAACACGTTGGAAGATTGGACGCTCGGTCTTTGGGATTTCGATAAGGCGTATCGTCATCCGGGAAAATCCCTCGGCACTTCGACTCAGATCGGCATCTCGACAGGCGTGGCTCTGGCGCATAGGGGAACCGGAAAATTAATCGTGGACATCCAGCCCGACGGCGACTTGATGTTCGATCCGGGAACATTGTGGATCGGCGCGCACGACCAGATCCCGATGCTGGTCGTCATGTACAACAATCGCGCCTATTACAACGACTGGGAGCACCAGATCCGCATGGCGGAGCAGCGCGGCACGGACGAGAAGCTGGCGTACCTCGGCATGGAGATCAACAACCCGCCGCCCGACTTCGCGACGATCGCGAAAGGCATGGGCTGCTACGGCGAAGGACCGATCACCGACGGCGACAAGGTCGGCCCGGCGCTCAAGCGGGCGATCGAGTTCATCAAGAAAGAAGGCAAGCCGGCGCTCGTCGATACCGTGACGCAGTTTAGATAA
- a CDS encoding DUF465 domain-containing protein, giving the protein MEQREEEFIVSLLEKDPELKKYYEEHQELEKQLDGFQHKSHLTPLEEVEKKRLQKLKLAGKDKIMEIVQRYRHGDMRRDS; this is encoded by the coding sequence ATGGAGCAAAGAGAGGAAGAGTTTATCGTCTCCCTTTTAGAGAAGGACCCCGAACTTAAGAAATACTACGAAGAACATCAGGAACTCGAAAAGCAACTGGACGGATTCCAGCACAAGTCCCATCTGACGCCCCTTGAAGAGGTAGAAAAGAAAAGATTGCAGAAACTGAAACTCGCAGGAAAAGACAAGATCATGGAAATCGTCCAGCGATACCGCCACGGCGATATGCGAAGGGACTCGTGA
- the ilvB gene encoding biosynthetic-type acetolactate synthase large subunit, with protein sequence MKKTGAEIFVESLKQEGVDVLFGIPGGVVLKIFDVLHQQKDVEVILTRHEQGAAHMAEGYAKATGKAGVCLVTSGPGMTNIVTGLADAFMDSVPLVAFTGQVSTNLIGNDAFQEADNVGISRPCTKHNVLVKDVNDLARTIKEAFYIATTGRPGPVLVDIPKDVSTDKAEFKYPDKVSLRGYNPTIEGNKHQIKQAAEEIMKAKKPVIYVGGGALFSDAADELLEMAELTQIPVTMTLMGLGSFPGTHPLSMGMLGMHGSYWSNMAMHHADLLIAVGARFDDRVTGKLSEFSPVARVVHIDIDPTSIKKNVHAHIPIVGDVRSVLKQLNVLLRSLDGNANERKQQLKPWLGQIEEWKRGHPFKYEQDDKVIKPQYVLEKLFEITKNEGIVATDVGQHQMWAAQYFKGKKPRTFITSGGLGTMGFGFPAALGAQRAYPDKLVMCITSEGSFQMNLQELATAAVYKLPVKIVMLNNGFHGMVRQWQDLFYEGRYASSDLGKIPDFIKLGEAYGIPGWRAEKPAEVESVIREGLKYKGPAILDFQIYPFENCYPMIPAGGPHHEMVLEDPPDLRSGAKKKPIEEKEGELPA encoded by the coding sequence ATGAAGAAGACCGGAGCCGAGATATTCGTCGAATCGCTGAAGCAGGAAGGCGTTGACGTTCTCTTTGGGATTCCCGGCGGAGTCGTACTCAAAATCTTCGACGTCCTGCACCAGCAGAAAGACGTGGAGGTGATTCTCACCCGGCACGAGCAGGGCGCGGCGCACATGGCCGAAGGCTACGCCAAGGCCACGGGAAAGGCGGGCGTGTGTCTTGTGACCTCCGGCCCCGGCATGACCAACATCGTCACCGGCCTGGCCGACGCGTTCATGGACTCGGTTCCGCTCGTCGCCTTCACCGGCCAGGTCTCGACCAACCTCATCGGCAACGACGCGTTCCAGGAAGCGGACAACGTTGGCATCAGCCGCCCCTGCACCAAGCACAACGTGTTGGTGAAAGACGTGAACGATCTCGCCCGCACGATCAAAGAGGCGTTTTACATCGCCACGACCGGACGGCCCGGACCGGTGCTCGTCGATATTCCCAAAGACGTGAGCACCGACAAGGCCGAGTTCAAATATCCCGACAAAGTGAGCCTCCGGGGCTACAATCCGACCATCGAAGGCAACAAGCACCAGATCAAGCAGGCCGCCGAAGAGATCATGAAGGCGAAAAAGCCGGTGATCTACGTCGGCGGCGGCGCGCTGTTTTCCGACGCCGCGGACGAGCTTCTGGAGATGGCCGAGCTGACGCAGATCCCGGTCACGATGACGCTCATGGGGCTCGGCAGTTTTCCCGGCACGCATCCGCTTTCCATGGGTATGCTCGGGATGCACGGCAGCTACTGGAGCAACATGGCGATGCATCACGCCGACCTCTTGATCGCCGTCGGCGCGCGCTTCGACGACCGCGTGACCGGAAAACTTTCGGAGTTCAGTCCCGTCGCCCGGGTCGTTCATATCGATATCGATCCGACATCGATCAAGAAAAACGTCCACGCGCATATTCCGATCGTGGGCGACGTGCGCTCCGTGCTCAAGCAGTTGAACGTTCTTTTGCGCTCGCTCGACGGCAACGCTAACGAGCGAAAGCAGCAGTTGAAGCCGTGGCTCGGCCAGATCGAAGAGTGGAAGCGGGGCCATCCGTTCAAATACGAGCAAGACGACAAAGTCATCAAGCCGCAGTACGTGCTCGAAAAGCTTTTCGAGATCACCAAGAACGAGGGGATCGTTGCCACCGACGTCGGCCAGCATCAAATGTGGGCGGCGCAGTATTTCAAAGGCAAGAAACCGCGCACGTTCATCACATCCGGCGGCCTGGGGACGATGGGCTTCGGCTTTCCCGCCGCGCTCGGCGCGCAGCGCGCCTATCCCGACAAGCTCGTGATGTGCATCACGAGCGAGGGCAGCTTTCAGATGAATCTTCAGGAGCTGGCGACGGCCGCAGTCTACAAGCTGCCGGTGAAGATCGTCATGCTGAACAACGGCTTCCACGGCATGGTGCGCCAGTGGCAGGATCTTTTTTACGAAGGCCGCTACGCCTCCAGCGACCTGGGCAAGATTCCGGACTTCATCAAGCTCGGCGAGGCTTACGGCATTCCGGGCTGGCGGGCCGAGAAGCCGGCCGAGGTGGAGTCCGTCATTCGCGAGGGACTCAAATACAAAGGCCCGGCGATATTGGATTTCCAGATCTATCCTTTTGAGAACTGCTACCCGATGATTCCCGCAGGCGGCCCCCATCATGAGATGGTCCTGGAAGACCCGCCGGACCTTAGGAGTGGAGCCAAGAAAAAGCCGATCGAGGAGAAAGAGGGAGAGCTTCCCGCCTGA
- the ilvN gene encoding acetolactate synthase small subunit has protein sequence MEHIISVLVENKFGVLARVAGLFSARGYNIESLSVAPTLDPETSLITIVTVGDDRIVEQIIKQLNKVVEVLKVIDLTEASHLDRETALIKINTNTKPEHRDEAVRICDIFRAKIVDSSPTTYTLEITGDTDKVEALINLLRPLGIKELVRTGRIAIAREAAKVTTRHNSQQPKA, from the coding sequence ATGGAACACATCATCTCCGTTCTAGTCGAGAACAAGTTCGGCGTCCTCGCCAGAGTCGCGGGCTTGTTCAGCGCCCGCGGCTACAACATCGAGAGCCTGTCGGTCGCGCCCACCTTGGACCCGGAGACCTCGCTCATCACGATCGTCACCGTCGGCGACGACCGCATCGTCGAACAGATCATCAAGCAGCTCAACAAAGTCGTCGAGGTGCTGAAGGTGATCGATTTGACGGAGGCGAGCCACCTCGACCGCGAGACCGCCCTCATCAAGATCAACACCAACACCAAGCCGGAGCATCGCGACGAAGCGGTCAGGATCTGCGATATCTTCCGCGCCAAGATCGTCGATTCGTCGCCCACGACCTATACGCTCGAGATCACCGGCGACACGGACAAGGTCGAGGCGTTGATCAATCTTTTACGGCCGCTCGGAATCAAGGAACTCGTCCGCACCGGGCGGATCGCCATCGCGCGGGAGGCCGCCAAGGTCACCACCCGCCACAATTCCCAACAGCCCAAGGCCTAG
- a CDS encoding ABC transporter ATP-binding protein, with product MGGDGYFVNFGVSVNISGLTKSYQTSAEEVKALKGVDWVIEPGQAVALMGPSGCGKTTLLNILGGVDHPSGGKIVVGDQALGSLTERELERYRLLKVGFVFQFFNLIPTLTAFENLELPMLISGAVAAERTKRCEGLLQMVGLVGKMHKRPEELSGGEQQRVAVALALANDPSLILADEPTGNLDTENTAAIAALFASLAENHGKTVIMASHDPKAVEQFKKIYNMRDGKFV from the coding sequence ATGGGAGGCGACGGGTATTTTGTTAATTTCGGCGTGAGCGTCAATATTTCCGGGCTAACCAAGAGCTATCAGACTTCGGCCGAGGAAGTTAAGGCGCTCAAGGGAGTCGATTGGGTGATTGAGCCGGGGCAGGCCGTCGCTCTGATGGGGCCGTCGGGGTGCGGCAAGACCACGCTGCTCAATATCCTCGGCGGCGTCGATCATCCCTCGGGCGGCAAAATCGTCGTCGGCGATCAGGCGCTCGGCTCATTGACGGAGCGCGAGTTGGAGCGTTATCGTCTGCTCAAGGTCGGATTCGTTTTTCAGTTCTTCAATTTGATCCCGACCCTCACCGCGTTCGAGAATCTGGAGCTTCCCATGCTGATCTCCGGCGCGGTGGCGGCGGAGAGAACGAAGCGGTGCGAAGGGCTGCTGCAAATGGTCGGCCTCGTGGGGAAGATGCACAAGCGGCCGGAGGAGCTCTCCGGCGGCGAGCAGCAGCGCGTCGCGGTCGCGCTCGCTCTCGCCAACGATCCGTCGCTGATCCTGGCCGACGAGCCGACGGGCAATCTCGATACCGAAAACACCGCGGCGATCGCCGCCCTGTTCGCCTCTCTGGCCGAGAACCACGGCAAGACGGTCATCATGGCGAGCCACGATCCGAAAGCGGTGGAGCAGTTCAAAAAAATCTACAACATGCGCGACGGAAAATTTGTCTAA